The following DNA comes from Gammaproteobacteria bacterium CG11_big_fil_rev_8_21_14_0_20_46_22.
ACCACCAGTGCCATGTTGGTGCACGCTTTACGAAAGCTTGGGCAAGACCCAGGCTTTTTGATCGGTGGCTTGCCACACGGTTTCGAGGCGTCGGCACACTTGGGGCAGCAGTATTTTGTGGTAGAGGCTGATGAATATGATACTGCGCTTTTCGATAAGCGCTCGAAGTTTTTGCACTATCACCCGGATTTTTTAGCCTTAAATAATCTAGAGTTTGATCATGCTGATATCTTTCGTGACCTTGAAGATGTGAAGCGTCAGTTTCATCATTTGCTGAAAACTTTATCCCAGAATGCTTTGGTTGCGTATAACGCAGCGGACGATAATCTTCAGTCTGTGTTGGCACAAGGCTGCTGGTCGAAAACGCAGGGGTTTAACACGAAAGAGGGTTTGCAGGCGGCGGCGATAACGTCGGATTTTTCGCAGTTTGATGTGCGAAATGAAGGCGAGACCATTGCAACCATACATTGGCCTTTGATCGGTGAGCATAATGCGCAGAATGCTTTGGCTGTGTTCACCCTGTTGACGAGGGCGGGCTTTGAGGCGAAGGCGATTGCTGCCGCGCTTGAAAGTTTTAAAGGCGTGAAGCGCCGTATGGAAATCTTGTCCGAAAAAAAGGGTGTGACGATATACAATGATTTCGCACATCATCCCACTGCGATTAAAACTACCTTAAAAGCGTTGCGTGCGAAAGTCGGGGCAAGGCGGATTATTGCCGTGTTGCAGTTTGGCTCGTACACCATGCGAGAAGGGGTGCACGCACCGTCTGCGTTTGTGGAGGCGTTGTCAGCGGCGGATGATGTGATCGTGAAGTCTAATACACAGAATCAAGTGGTATTGGCCGCGTTAAAAGCCCATTTTGGTGAGCGCTTCTTGGCCAGCGATGCGGTGGCAGATATTGCGGATGCGATTCATCGTGAAGCGAAGTCGGGCGATACGGTGTTAATTATGTCGAACAGTAGTTTCGATGGTTTGTATAATTTGTTATAAAAACCCGGGTTATTTCTCACCGTAGTTGCTTCGCAGCAAAGGCGGATCAATCCAGGTTGGGTTTGCTTCGTGTTTGCTCGTGAGTGCAGCCTGGATTGAGCACCGAAGGTGCGATAATCCGGGAAAAACAAACCGGGGTTTTTAAGGTTACTCTAAAACCTTGCGTGTTTGCAGTGCCAGTGCGAGCGTGTTGCCGTCAATGTATTCGAGCTCACCACCCATGGG
Coding sequences within:
- the mpl gene encoding UDP-N-acetylmuramate:L-alanyl-gamma-D-glutamyl-meso-diaminopimelate ligase, whose amino-acid sequence is MRHIHLIGICGTFMAGIASLAKAMGFHVTGSDEGVYPPMSTMLNDLGIEYFQGFDAKHLSPAPDVVLVGNATKRGNPEFEAVLSHRMAYQSAPEWLYQHVMRDRVIFAVAGTHGKTTTSAMLVHALRKLGQDPGFLIGGLPHGFEASAHLGQQYFVVEADEYDTALFDKRSKFLHYHPDFLALNNLEFDHADIFRDLEDVKRQFHHLLKTLSQNALVAYNAADDNLQSVLAQGCWSKTQGFNTKEGLQAAAITSDFSQFDVRNEGETIATIHWPLIGEHNAQNALAVFTLLTRAGFEAKAIAAALESFKGVKRRMEILSEKKGVTIYNDFAHHPTAIKTTLKALRAKVGARRIIAVLQFGSYTMREGVHAPSAFVEALSAADDVIVKSNTQNQVVLAALKAHFGERFLASDAVADIADAIHREAKSGDTVLIMSNSSFDGLYNLL